In Rhodoligotrophos defluvii, a genomic segment contains:
- a CDS encoding outer membrane protein, with protein sequence MRLVRWTSGLATAMAALGVVPALAADLPVYEPPAAISIPAPYKPWQGFSLGLLGTYGFGEHEHKLSHLDMDGPMFGGLAGIHGQMGNWVLGAEFDGSFGSISGSRGHKLVNELNRRDPSMARRAKVDSSGDPVKDKDGKPIYELIKTDKGDTKAPAEVKVQGETKEQRQARLRQDFDSGRYTYPAKASIDEFYSFRARLGYAFDNMLLYGTGGVGVAHAKLKTEHPYWGEYSDARYGVTPVVGGGVEYKFTDALSLRAEYLYAFPFNVAMKTKLTEWKPQNRTNASFDGSHMIRAGITYYLPAF encoded by the coding sequence ATGCGTTTAGTGCGTTGGACCAGTGGGCTGGCGACGGCTATGGCGGCGCTGGGGGTTGTGCCTGCGCTTGCGGCCGACCTTCCCGTCTACGAGCCGCCGGCCGCCATCAGCATTCCCGCGCCTTACAAGCCCTGGCAGGGCTTTAGCCTGGGGCTGCTCGGCACCTACGGCTTCGGCGAGCACGAGCACAAGCTCAGCCACCTCGACATGGATGGTCCCATGTTCGGCGGCCTGGCCGGCATCCATGGCCAGATGGGCAACTGGGTGCTGGGGGCCGAGTTCGACGGGTCGTTCGGCTCGATCAGCGGCAGCCGCGGGCACAAGCTGGTGAACGAGCTCAACAGGCGTGACCCGAGCATGGCGCGCAGGGCCAAGGTGGACAGCTCCGGCGACCCTGTGAAGGACAAAGACGGCAAGCCCATCTACGAGCTTATCAAGACCGACAAGGGCGACACCAAGGCGCCGGCCGAGGTGAAGGTGCAGGGCGAGACGAAGGAGCAGAGACAGGCCCGGTTGCGGCAGGACTTCGACAGCGGCCGCTACACCTACCCGGCAAAGGCCAGCATCGACGAGTTCTACTCGTTCCGTGCCCGCCTCGGCTATGCCTTCGACAACATGCTGCTCTACGGAACAGGCGGCGTCGGCGTGGCCCATGCAAAGCTCAAGACCGAGCACCCCTACTGGGGCGAGTACAGCGATGCGCGCTACGGTGTCACCCCGGTGGTGGGCGGCGGTGTCGAGTACAAGTTCACCGATGCCTTGAGCCTGCGGGCGGAATATCTCTACGCCTTCCCGTTCAACGTCGCCATGAAGACCAAGCTGACCGAGTGGAAGCCGCAGAACCGGACGAATGCCTCGTTCGACGGCTCTCACATGATCCGCGCCGGCATCACCTACTACCTGCCGGCATTCTAA